AAGCAGAGGAGCGCTTGCAGGCGTTGGTGGACGCCGCACGGCGTCAGGACCAACCGGTGCTCTACTTGTCGATCGTGTTGGAGGAGCTCGGGTACACGTACGAGCTGCGTGGGTCGTACGCGAAGGCGCTCGATCTGCATGCGGAGGCGTTTCGGATCTCGCAGGACTACGAGTCCGGGCGTGGCATGTGCTGGGCACTGGAGGGGCTTGCCGCGGCCCTGGTGGACGAGCCTGAGGTCGCTGCCTGTCTGCTCGGTGCCGCGGCCGAGGTGCGGACCGCTGAGGGCTACGTGGTGACCGCTGCGGAGGCTGCGGACATCGAGCGGGCCAGAGCGCGGGTGGAAGGCTTCGACGCCGCCTATGTGCGGGGCGGTGAGTTGTCGCTGGAAGAGGCGTTCGCGCTGATCCCTAGTCGGTGAAGACCGCCGGAACGTCGGCGACGAGGCGGCCGAGGCTCCGGGCGAACCGCTCACGTTCGCTGGTGGGCAGATCTTGCAGTAGTTGGTCCAGCCGCTCGGTCAACTGGTGGTGGAACTTGTGGACCGCATCGGCACCGGCCGCCGTCAGCGTCACCTTGACCACGCGGCGGTCCCGCGCATCCCCCTCCCGTACTACGAGGCCGCGGTGCTCGGCGCGGTCGACGAGACCGGTCAGGCTGGAGCGCTCGAGGCCCAGCACGCCGGACAGGTCGGCCATGCCGAGGGACTCCTCGGTCAGCGCGCACAGCATCTGGGCCTGGGCGACCGTGAGGTCACAGCCGCGGCCGACCTCGGCGTACAGGTTCTGCACCAGGAAGGTCAGGCGGACCAGGCCGCTCGCCGCGCCGAGAGTCTGCTTCACGCTGTCTCCGCTTGTGATTGTTCGTGGCACGAAGTAATTTGTTCGTCAGGTCAATATTACGTGGCACGAAGGATCTGGAGCAACGAATGACGGACTACGGGCACGAGCTGGTCTTCGGCACGTTCCTGACCCCGGCGGTGCAGGTCCCGGAGCGGGTCATCGCACTGGCGCAGCTGACCGAGCAGGTCGGGCTCGACCTGGTCACCGTGCAGGACCATCCGTACCAGCCGCGGTTGCTCGACGCATGGACGCTGCTGTCGGTGATCGCCTCGCACACGCAGTCCGTCAAGGTCGCGACGAACGTGGCGAATCTGCCGCTGCGGCAC
The Kribbella voronezhensis DNA segment above includes these coding regions:
- a CDS encoding MarR family winged helix-turn-helix transcriptional regulator, whose protein sequence is MKQTLGAASGLVRLTFLVQNLYAEVGRGCDLTVAQAQMLCALTEESLGMADLSGVLGLERSSLTGLVDRAEHRGLVVREGDARDRRVVKVTLTAAGADAVHKFHHQLTERLDQLLQDLPTSERERFARSLGRLVADVPAVFTD